In Oxalobacteraceae bacterium OTU3CINTB1, the sequence AAACCGGCCATCCCCGCCACCGCCAGCATGACCAGCCAGCGCTGGACGATGGCAAATCGTATGATGCGTTCGAACATGATGTCGTCCCCCGCCTCAGTGCGCGTGCTCGGCGCTGCCCTTGCCCAGTTCCGCCTTGAGGACGAAACTGCCGGCGGCGGCGTACTGCGTGCCCGCCGTCAGGCCTTGCAGGATCTCGGTGGTCTTGCCGTCGCCGCGGCCCGTCACCACGGGTTGCGGCCGGAAGCCGCCGGCCACCTTCACGAACACCACCGGCTTGTCCTCCAGGGTCTGGATCGCTTCGGTGTTGACGGTGACGGCGGCGGCGCCGCTCTGGCCGGACAGCACATCGACGTTGACGAACAGGCCCGGACGCCACGCGCGGTCGGGATTGGCCAGCGCCACCCGCGCCTTGGCGGTGCGGGTCTGCTCGCCGAGCAGTGAGCCGACGTAGGTGATCTTGCCGGTGGCCTGGGCGTCGAACGCGGAAGCCTTGACGGTCACCGTCTCGCCCACGCGCACCAGGTTCAGGTCCTTCGGCGGCACGGCGATTTCGGCCCACACGGTCGACAGGTCGGAGATGGTGAAGACGTTGGCGTCCTCCTTGACCGCCTCGCCCAGCGCCAGGTGCTTTTCCATGACGATGCCGTCGAACGGCGCGCGCAGCTCCAGTCGGTTCAGATCCGAGCCGGAGGCGGCCCCGGTGCCGAAGGCGCTCAACTTCTGGCGCGCGTTCTGCACCGCGATCTCCGCTTCGCTCATCGCCTGTTTGGCCTGCAGATAATCCTGCTCGGCCGAGATCTTGTCCTGCCACAGGCGGCGTTCGCGATCGAGCGTGGTGCTGGCCAGCGCCAGCCGCCGCTGCGCCGACAGCAGCTCGCTGCGCTGCTCGGACAAGCCGCTGCTGGCGACCACCGCCAGCACCTGCCCCTGTTTGACGATCTGGCCCAGGTCGGCCATCACGGCGGTGACCACGCCGGACAACTTGGGCACCACGTGCGCGGTGCGGTCCTCGTTGAAGCGGATCTCGCCGGGCAAGGTGATGGCGGTGCTGATGTCGGCCGGCGCGGCGGCGGCGACGGTGATGCCGGCGGCCTTGACCTGCGCGTCGTCGAGCGCGATTTTTTCCGGCTTTTCTTGTGCGTCGTGGTCGTCCTTGCGCGGCGCCACCGCTTCCGCACCATGGTCATCGTGATTTTCGCGTGTATCTTCGCCGCGCTTCGGCATCAGCATCCATGCCGCCAGCAGCAGTCCGATGACCACCATGACGGCTATCGTGATTTTCTGTTTCCTGGTCATGCTAGTCATCTTATTGTTCCTCTCCGAGGATGCGGCCGATGGCGGACTTGGCGCGATGCGCCTCCGCCAGGGCGTTCAGGTATTGGGATTTCGCCTGCAGCAAGGTGCGCTGGGCGTCGAGCACGTCGAGAAAGCCGAATTTGCCGTAATCGAAGCCGGTGCTGGCCGCCTCGTACGCGCTTTGCGCACCGGGCACGATTTCGCTGCGCAGCGCCAGCGCCTGTTGGCGGGCGACGTCGAAATCCTCGCGCGCCTGCGCCAGTTCGGCGTCCAGCCGCAGCGCGGTGGAGCGCAACTCGTCGCGCGCCTTGTCGACGCGGCGCGCCGTCTCCAGCACATTGCCCTGGTTGCGGTCGAACAAAGGCAGCGGCACGGAAATGCCGAACACCGCCTGCGACCGCCCCAGCTCCTCCGAGCGCTTGCTGCCGACGTTGAGCGTGACATCGGGCACGCGGCGGGTCAGCTCGACCTTGGCCAGCGCCTGGCGCTTGTCCAGTTCCGAGCGCGCCAGCGCCATGCCCGGCGCCTGCGCCAGCCGATGGTGCAGCAAGGCCTGGTCGGGCAGCGACGGCAACGTATCGAGATTATCGAGATCGCCGGCGGCCTTCTCGAAGCGCGGCGCCGGATTGCCCCACAT encodes:
- a CDS encoding efflux RND transporter periplasmic adaptor subunit, producing MTSMTRKQKITIAVMVVIGLLLAAWMLMPKRGEDTRENHDDHGAEAVAPRKDDHDAQEKPEKIALDDAQVKAAGITVAAAAPADISTAITLPGEIRFNEDRTAHVVPKLSGVVTAVMADLGQIVKQGQVLAVVASSGLSEQRSELLSAQRRLALASTTLDRERRLWQDKISAEQDYLQAKQAMSEAEIAVQNARQKLSAFGTGAASGSDLNRLELRAPFDGIVMEKHLALGEAVKEDANVFTISDLSTVWAEIAVPPKDLNLVRVGETVTVKASAFDAQATGKITYVGSLLGEQTRTAKARVALANPDRAWRPGLFVNVDVLSGQSGAAAVTVNTEAIQTLEDKPVVFVKVAGGFRPQPVVTGRGDGKTTEILQGLTAGTQYAAAGSFVLKAELGKGSAEHAH
- a CDS encoding TolC family protein; this encodes MFKYVLSLYMAAWPAFALAGGLASAPASEPTGPLTLETALALAAGANADLSAARHELLAVDGAVQQAGLLPNPSLSVERVDTRHDTRETTFLLSQPLELGGKRQARMQAAQRERDSASAQLGARQAELRADVIDGWFAVLAAQEQLRLAQEASELAQRAAAATGRRVVAGKVSPVEETRARVAASTVQLDLLRARSTLAIARKRLAAMWGNPAPRFEKAAGDLDNLDTLPSLPDQALLHHRLAQAPGMALARSELDKRQALAKVELTRRVPDVTLNVGSKRSEELGRSQAVFGISVPLPLFDRNQGNVLETARRVDKARDELRSTALRLDAELAQAREDFDVARQQALALRSEIVPGAQSAYEAASTGFDYGKFGFLDVLDAQRTLLQAKSQYLNALAEAHRAKSAIGRILGEEQ